A stretch of Allostreptomyces psammosilenae DNA encodes these proteins:
- a CDS encoding ABC transporter substrate-binding protein, whose amino-acid sequence MNPTSHRSRTTRGTLLAGLGALTLMALTACGSGVTEPTGGGSPSAGGTEVVLTNCGRQVTVTGTPEAIVGLSPAQTELLLRLGLADRMVGQAQTATAPLPEDLRAQAADIPVLSEDTPPSREVLLRAAPDFVVAPTAYEFTAEQGFASLEQLQEAGVAAYVATGGCADRRMTGTVEDLFTDLANLGEALDAEEAAADLTEEARATLDDVAERVAGRDPLTVAQVYLEGNTLSAIGAGIEYDIIRRAGGANVFGPDDSEFAEFFAAQITPETLAERNPEALVFTVHDAAHEQATRDYLTRTFPDVEAVRAGRLIALSGSDVYPGTLGNVTAVRQVAAGLYPDAF is encoded by the coding sequence ATGAACCCGACGTCCCACCGGTCCCGCACCACCCGCGGCACGCTGCTCGCCGGCCTCGGCGCGCTGACCCTGATGGCCCTGACGGCCTGCGGCTCCGGAGTCACCGAACCCACGGGCGGGGGCTCTCCCTCCGCCGGAGGCACCGAGGTGGTGCTGACCAACTGCGGCAGGCAGGTGACGGTGACCGGCACCCCCGAGGCGATCGTCGGCCTCAGCCCGGCGCAGACCGAGCTGCTGCTCCGCCTGGGGCTGGCCGACCGGATGGTGGGCCAGGCCCAGACGGCGACCGCGCCGCTGCCGGAGGACCTGCGCGCGCAGGCGGCCGACATCCCCGTCCTCAGCGAGGACACCCCGCCCTCCCGGGAGGTCCTGCTGCGCGCCGCCCCCGACTTCGTGGTGGCGCCCACCGCCTACGAGTTCACGGCCGAGCAGGGCTTCGCCAGCCTGGAGCAGCTCCAGGAGGCCGGGGTCGCCGCCTACGTCGCCACCGGCGGCTGCGCGGACCGCCGGATGACCGGCACGGTGGAGGACCTGTTCACCGACCTGGCCAACCTCGGCGAGGCCCTGGACGCCGAGGAGGCCGCGGCCGACCTGACCGAGGAGGCCCGCGCCACCCTCGACGACGTCGCCGAACGGGTGGCGGGCCGCGACCCGCTGACGGTCGCCCAGGTCTACCTGGAGGGCAACACCCTGTCCGCGATCGGCGCCGGAATCGAGTACGACATCATCCGGCGCGCCGGCGGCGCCAACGTGTTCGGCCCCGACGACAGCGAGTTCGCGGAGTTCTTCGCCGCCCAGATCACCCCCGAGACGCTGGCCGAACGCAACCCCGAGGCGCTGGTGTTCACCGTCCACGACGCGGCGCACGAGCAGGCCACCCGCGACTACCTGACCCGCACCTTCCCCGACGTCGAGGCCGTACGCGCGGGCCGGCTGATCGCCCTGTCCGGCTCCGACGTCTACCCCGGCACCCTGGGCAACGTCACGGCGGTGCGGCAGGTCGCCGCGGGCCTGTACCCCGACGCCTTCTGA
- a CDS encoding MarR family winged helix-turn-helix transcriptional regulator, with translation MSPSSPQDSPALDGTDLLTFAVLLRRMNGEFNRVAHEFAGAHGLHPTDIHALSVILDADVTEGRPMTPGRLRERLNLTSGAVTACIDRLERAGHITRVRDAEDRRVVHLRYEAAARDLARRYFEPLARSTEAALARFDEEQLGTIAAFLEAVNEELSARR, from the coding sequence ATGAGCCCCAGCAGTCCGCAGGACTCCCCCGCACTCGACGGCACCGACCTGCTGACCTTCGCCGTCCTGCTGCGGAGGATGAACGGGGAGTTCAACCGCGTCGCGCACGAGTTCGCCGGCGCCCACGGACTGCACCCCACCGACATCCACGCGCTCTCCGTGATCCTCGACGCCGACGTCACCGAGGGGCGCCCGATGACCCCCGGACGCCTGCGGGAGCGCCTGAACCTCACCTCGGGAGCGGTGACGGCCTGCATCGACCGGCTGGAACGCGCCGGGCACATCACCCGCGTGCGTGACGCCGAGGACCGCCGGGTGGTGCACCTGCGCTACGAGGCCGCCGCCCGCGACCTCGCCCGCCGGTACTTCGAGCCGCTCGCCCGCAGCACCGAGGCGGCCCTGGCCCGCTTCGACGAGGAGCAGTTGGGCACCATCGCGGCCTTCCTGGAGGCGGTGAACGAGGAGCTGTCCGCGCGCCGCTGA
- a CDS encoding FecCD family ABC transporter permease: MPAPPPAPSASGRRSARALLGAHAGLLAAIASVTVLSGATGPAEVSLTESVRVIVGHLLPGMPWMSDGSITPLQDQAVWRFRLPRTLLAGLAGAGLALSGALMQAIVRNPLAEPYVLGVSAGASVGAVSVITLGWTAAAGLTLGTAAFLGALAATLAVYLLARRQGVLAPTRMVLSGVALGSLLSAVTSYLTLTTEAQNVFSVLFFLLGSVSAATMGSLVVPAAAVALVALFALTRTRALNALLVGDEAATALGVDVSRLRAQVMVAASLLTGAVVSVSGGIGFVGLVVPHTARILVGADHRRMLPVALLGGALFLMVADLLARTVAVPAEIPLGIVTAVVGAPFFLWLVRQGRAARVGMQR; this comes from the coding sequence TTGCCCGCTCCACCGCCCGCTCCCTCCGCGTCCGGCCGGCGGTCGGCCCGGGCACTGCTCGGCGCGCACGCCGGCCTGCTCGCCGCGATCGCCTCGGTGACCGTGCTGTCCGGCGCGACGGGGCCCGCCGAGGTGAGCCTCACCGAGTCGGTGCGGGTGATCGTGGGTCATCTGCTGCCCGGCATGCCCTGGATGAGCGACGGATCGATCACCCCGCTCCAGGACCAGGCGGTCTGGCGGTTCCGGCTGCCCAGGACGCTGCTGGCCGGGCTGGCCGGCGCGGGCCTGGCGCTGTCCGGCGCGCTGATGCAGGCGATCGTGCGCAACCCGCTGGCCGAGCCGTACGTCCTGGGCGTCTCCGCCGGGGCGAGCGTCGGCGCGGTCAGCGTGATCACGCTGGGCTGGACCGCCGCGGCCGGGCTGACCCTGGGCACCGCCGCCTTCCTCGGCGCCCTCGCGGCCACGCTCGCCGTCTACCTGCTCGCCCGCCGGCAGGGGGTGCTGGCACCGACCCGGATGGTGCTCTCCGGAGTGGCGCTGGGTTCCCTGCTCAGCGCCGTGACCAGCTATCTGACGCTGACCACCGAGGCGCAGAACGTGTTCAGCGTGCTGTTCTTCCTGCTGGGCAGCGTCTCGGCGGCCACCATGGGCAGTCTCGTCGTCCCCGCCGCCGCCGTTGCGCTGGTCGCGCTGTTCGCCCTGACCCGCACCCGGGCGCTCAACGCCCTGCTCGTCGGCGACGAGGCGGCCACCGCGCTCGGGGTGGACGTCAGCCGGCTGAGGGCCCAGGTCATGGTCGCCGCCTCGCTGCTCACCGGCGCCGTGGTCTCGGTCAGCGGGGGCATCGGCTTCGTCGGACTGGTGGTTCCGCACACCGCGCGCATCCTGGTCGGCGCCGACCACCGCCGCATGCTGCCGGTCGCGCTGCTCGGCGGCGCGCTCTTCCTGATGGTGGCCGACCTGCTCGCCCGCACGGTCGCGGTACCCGCGGAGATCCCCCTCGGCATCGTCACCGCCGTCGTCGGGGCGCCGTTCTTCCTCTGGCTGGTCCGTCAGGGCCGGGCCGCCCGGGTGGGGATGCAGCGATGA
- a CDS encoding ABC transporter ATP-binding protein/permease has translation MIHRGLLRLAGAVAWPIALSTAVALCLAAAGVGQAVALAHALTHLFRDAPGPAAGALVWASAFALLRAGLVWLAEVTRARCGIAVRVRLRDRLVGRLAELGPGHAAGERAGRIQATLVAGVEGLDAYYSRYLPQLLVVLLVPAGIVGWLFTVSVPAATVLAAAVAVAVVVPRFWDATLLRRGRDRWARLTRLSADYLEATQAIPTLRVLGAGRRTDERLAEQAARLHRSTMAQLRVSLVEGGISALAIHGGTAATLLVVGAGALSGTVPPTNAFLFLLCARECFRPLGDLSSAWHAGYLGLTAADDIDALLGAVPRVRDTGTHPAPDDPAPEVRFERVTFTHPGPPDRPAAPARPTLDRVSVRCPPGGMLGVVGASGAGKSTLAHLLLRHDDPDGGRILLAGRPLPEYRLDALRATVAVVHQDPYLFHGSVADNLRLARPEATDRELRHAAALAQAHAFLEALPDGYDTVIGERGSSLSGGQAQRLALARAFLSPARVLVLDEATSHLDAPTEQAVLRALRTELADRTRVVIAHRLHAVRDADVIAVVSDGRVVETGSHEELVRKPHGAYRALLRAQEGATTATDEEVPA, from the coding sequence ATGATCCACCGAGGTCTGCTCCGGCTGGCCGGCGCGGTGGCCTGGCCGATCGCGCTGAGCACGGCGGTGGCGCTGTGCCTGGCCGCCGCGGGCGTGGGCCAGGCGGTCGCGCTGGCCCACGCCCTCACCCACCTCTTCCGCGACGCCCCGGGCCCCGCGGCCGGCGCCCTGGTGTGGGCGTCCGCCTTCGCCCTGCTGCGCGCCGGCCTGGTCTGGCTGGCCGAGGTCACCCGGGCCCGCTGCGGGATCGCCGTCCGCGTCCGGCTGCGCGACCGGCTCGTCGGGCGACTGGCCGAGCTGGGCCCCGGCCACGCGGCCGGGGAGCGCGCCGGGCGGATCCAGGCGACGCTGGTGGCGGGGGTGGAGGGACTGGACGCCTACTACTCCCGCTACCTGCCGCAACTGCTCGTCGTGCTGCTGGTGCCCGCGGGCATCGTCGGCTGGCTGTTCACCGTCTCGGTGCCGGCCGCCACCGTGCTCGCCGCGGCCGTGGCGGTCGCCGTGGTCGTCCCCCGCTTCTGGGACGCCACCCTGCTGCGCCGCGGCCGCGACCGGTGGGCGCGGCTGACCCGGCTCAGCGCCGACTACCTGGAGGCCACCCAGGCCATCCCCACCCTGCGGGTGCTCGGGGCCGGCCGGCGGACCGACGAGCGCCTGGCCGAACAGGCGGCGAGACTGCACCGCTCCACCATGGCGCAGCTGCGCGTCTCCCTGGTGGAGGGCGGCATCAGCGCCCTCGCGATCCACGGCGGCACCGCCGCGACGCTGCTGGTGGTGGGCGCCGGCGCGTTGTCCGGCACGGTGCCGCCGACGAACGCCTTCCTGTTCCTGCTGTGCGCCCGCGAGTGCTTCCGGCCGCTCGGCGACCTGTCCTCCGCCTGGCACGCGGGCTACCTCGGCCTGACCGCGGCCGACGACATCGACGCGCTGCTCGGCGCCGTCCCGCGGGTGCGCGACACCGGGACGCACCCGGCGCCGGACGACCCCGCCCCCGAGGTGCGCTTCGAGCGGGTCACCTTCACCCACCCGGGCCCGCCGGACCGGCCCGCCGCGCCCGCCCGGCCCACTCTGGACCGGGTCTCGGTGCGCTGCCCGCCCGGCGGGATGCTCGGCGTGGTCGGCGCGTCCGGCGCGGGCAAGAGCACGCTCGCCCACCTGCTGCTGCGGCACGACGACCCCGACGGCGGCCGGATCCTGCTCGCGGGCCGGCCGCTGCCCGAGTACCGGCTGGACGCGCTGCGCGCGACCGTCGCCGTGGTCCACCAGGACCCCTACCTCTTCCACGGCTCGGTCGCGGACAACCTCCGGCTGGCCCGCCCCGAGGCCACCGACCGGGAACTGCGGCACGCGGCGGCCCTCGCCCAGGCCCACGCCTTCCTCGAGGCCCTGCCGGACGGCTACGACACCGTGATCGGGGAGCGCGGCAGCTCGCTCTCCGGCGGCCAGGCGCAGCGGCTGGCGCTGGCCCGCGCCTTCCTCAGCCCGGCCCGGGTCCTGGTGCTGGACGAGGCCACCTCGCACCTCGACGCCCCGACCGAGCAGGCGGTGCTGCGGGCCCTGCGCACGGAGCTGGCCGACCGCACCCGCGTCGTCATCGCCCACCGGCTGCACGCCGTCCGCGACGCCGACGTGATCGCCGTGGTCTCCGACGGCCGCGTCGTGGAGACCGGCAGCCACGAGGAGCTGGTGCGGAAGCCGCACGGCGCCTACCGCGCGCTGCTGCGCGCGCAGGAGGGCGCCACCACCGCAACGGACGAGGAGGTGCCCGCGTGA
- a CDS encoding MMPL family transporter — protein MNTARRPARWLVPLLLVALWLTAGAALGPYAGRLGEVATNDQASFLPRGAESTRVIEAQQAFDQDETLPAIVVWTAEDGPVSADQTARASEALRSLETVDGVVAPPSPALPSEDGRALQGVVQLSPDLDEALPEVLDTIAAATRVDGTEARIAGPAASQADLSEAFAGIDGILLGVALAAVLLILLLVYRSVLLPLAVIVSSVLALAAACAVVYALADRDVVRVDGQVQGILSILVIGAATDYALLLTARFREELAGGAHRTAAALTALRRSFGAVVASAATVALGLLALLLSDLSNNQALGPVGAIGIACAVLTTATFLPAALALLGRAAYWPARPRSAEADSGGRGIWRRVAAWVDAFPRRLWAGTLVALAACAAFVPTLESRGVPLDELFVGDAPSVRAQAALSEHFPGGSGQPAVVIASADAADDVLARVADTPGVADARVVTEAGRPGAGEPLVVDGRVRVDATLADAPDGDAAKATVQRLRDSLAGLEGADALVGGYTAQQYDTQRTAEQDRQVIIPVVLAIILVILVFLLRSLLLPVLLVATVALNYLATLGIAGLVFRHGFGFSGTDASVPLYGFVFLVALGVDYNIFLMSRVREESLRHGNREGVLRGLVATGGVITSAGVVLAATFAALIVIPLAFLAQLAFIVAFGVLLDTVVVRSLLVPALVRDIGRRVWWPSRIARVPGRRPAPGAGG, from the coding sequence ATGAACACGGCACGTCGACCGGCCCGCTGGCTGGTCCCGCTCCTCCTGGTCGCCCTCTGGCTCACGGCCGGCGCGGCCCTCGGCCCCTACGCCGGCAGACTCGGGGAGGTCGCCACCAACGACCAGGCGTCCTTCCTCCCCCGCGGCGCCGAGTCGACCCGGGTCATCGAGGCGCAGCAGGCCTTCGACCAGGACGAGACGCTTCCCGCGATCGTCGTGTGGACCGCCGAGGACGGCCCGGTCTCCGCCGACCAGACCGCGCGGGCGTCCGAGGCCCTGCGCTCCCTGGAGACGGTCGACGGCGTCGTCGCCCCACCGTCACCCGCCCTCCCCTCGGAGGACGGCCGGGCGCTGCAGGGCGTCGTCCAGCTCAGTCCCGATCTCGACGAGGCTCTGCCGGAGGTGCTCGACACCATCGCCGCCGCCACGCGGGTGGACGGCACCGAGGCGCGGATCGCCGGCCCCGCCGCGAGCCAGGCGGACCTGTCCGAGGCATTCGCCGGCATCGACGGCATCCTGCTCGGCGTCGCGCTCGCCGCGGTGCTGCTGATCCTGCTCCTGGTCTACCGCAGCGTCCTGCTGCCGCTCGCCGTCATCGTCAGCTCCGTGCTGGCCCTGGCCGCGGCCTGCGCCGTCGTCTACGCCCTCGCCGACCGCGACGTCGTCCGGGTGGACGGGCAGGTGCAGGGCATCCTGTCCATCCTGGTCATCGGAGCCGCCACCGACTACGCCCTGCTGCTCACCGCCCGCTTCCGCGAGGAACTCGCCGGCGGCGCCCACCGCACGGCGGCGGCGCTCACCGCGCTGCGCCGCTCCTTCGGCGCCGTGGTGGCCAGCGCCGCCACCGTCGCGCTGGGCCTGCTGGCGCTGCTGCTGAGCGACCTGAGCAACAACCAGGCGCTCGGGCCGGTGGGGGCCATCGGCATCGCCTGTGCGGTCCTGACCACGGCGACCTTCCTGCCCGCCGCCCTGGCGCTGCTCGGCCGGGCCGCCTACTGGCCGGCCCGGCCCCGGTCCGCCGAGGCGGACAGCGGCGGCCGGGGGATCTGGCGGCGGGTCGCCGCCTGGGTGGACGCCTTCCCGCGCCGGCTGTGGGCCGGCACCCTGGTGGCGCTCGCCGCCTGCGCGGCCTTCGTCCCGACGCTGGAGTCCCGGGGCGTGCCGCTGGACGAGCTCTTCGTGGGGGACGCCCCCTCGGTGCGGGCACAGGCCGCGCTGAGCGAACACTTCCCCGGCGGATCGGGGCAGCCGGCGGTGGTCATCGCCTCCGCCGACGCCGCTGACGACGTCCTCGCGCGCGTGGCCGACACCCCCGGAGTGGCGGACGCCCGGGTCGTCACCGAAGCCGGCCGCCCCGGAGCGGGCGAACCGCTCGTCGTGGACGGCCGGGTCCGCGTCGACGCCACGCTGGCCGACGCGCCGGACGGCGACGCCGCCAAGGCGACGGTGCAGCGGCTGCGCGACTCCCTCGCGGGCCTCGAGGGCGCCGACGCCCTGGTGGGCGGCTACACCGCCCAGCAGTACGACACCCAGCGCACCGCGGAGCAGGACCGCCAGGTGATCATCCCCGTGGTGCTCGCGATCATCCTGGTGATCCTGGTGTTCCTGTTGCGCTCCCTGCTGCTGCCGGTGCTGCTGGTGGCCACCGTCGCGCTCAACTACCTGGCGACCCTCGGCATCGCCGGCCTGGTGTTCCGCCACGGGTTCGGGTTCAGCGGAACCGACGCCTCGGTCCCGCTGTACGGCTTCGTCTTCCTGGTCGCGCTCGGCGTGGACTACAACATCTTCCTGATGTCGCGGGTGCGCGAGGAGAGCCTCCGGCACGGCAACCGGGAGGGGGTGCTGCGCGGGCTGGTGGCCACCGGCGGCGTGATCACCTCGGCCGGCGTGGTGCTCGCCGCCACCTTCGCGGCGCTGATCGTGATCCCGCTGGCGTTCCTCGCCCAGCTGGCCTTCATCGTCGCCTTCGGCGTCCTGCTGGACACCGTGGTGGTCCGCTCCCTGCTCGTGCCCGCGCTGGTCCGGGACATCGGAAGGCGCGTGTGGTGGCCGAGCCGGATCGCCCGGGTGCCGGGGAGGCGGCCCGCCCCGGGGGCCGGGGGCTGA
- a CDS encoding ABC transporter ATP-binding protein translates to MRIDFTDVGITRAGRDIVRGATFGVGPGQIAGLVGPNGSGKSTLLRSLYRVVRPDTGSVRIDGRDVWRLPGREVARQVAVMAQETSADFDLGVLDVVLLGRLPHQRGFGADSPHDLRLADAALDRVGARHLADRPFAALSGGEKQRVLLARALVQESRVLVLDEPTNHLDIAFQLELMRIVGDLGLTTIAALHDLNLAAAHCDVVAVLHAGRIVAHGPPGEVLTAELLHEVFGVRAHLLPHPATGKPLIAFSPAPSAHAPAGASKEHDTP, encoded by the coding sequence ATGAGGATCGACTTCACCGACGTCGGGATCACCCGGGCCGGCCGCGACATCGTCCGCGGCGCCACCTTCGGCGTCGGCCCCGGCCAGATCGCCGGCCTCGTCGGCCCCAACGGCAGCGGCAAGTCCACGCTGCTGCGCAGCCTGTACCGGGTCGTCCGCCCCGACACCGGCAGCGTCCGGATCGACGGGCGGGACGTCTGGCGGCTCCCCGGCAGGGAGGTGGCCCGCCAGGTGGCGGTGATGGCGCAGGAGACCAGCGCCGACTTCGACCTCGGCGTCCTGGACGTCGTGCTGCTCGGCCGCCTGCCGCACCAGCGCGGCTTCGGCGCCGACTCGCCGCACGACCTCCGCCTCGCCGACGCCGCGCTCGACCGGGTCGGCGCCCGCCACCTCGCCGACCGGCCGTTCGCCGCCCTGTCCGGGGGAGAGAAGCAACGGGTGCTGCTCGCCCGGGCCCTGGTGCAGGAGAGCCGCGTGCTGGTGCTGGACGAGCCGACCAACCACCTCGACATCGCCTTCCAGCTGGAGCTGATGCGCATCGTCGGCGATCTCGGGCTGACCACCATCGCGGCGCTGCACGACCTGAACCTGGCGGCGGCCCACTGCGACGTCGTCGCGGTGCTGCACGCCGGACGGATCGTCGCCCACGGCCCGCCCGGCGAGGTGCTCACCGCCGAACTGCTCCACGAGGTGTTCGGCGTGCGGGCCCACCTCCTCCCCCACCCCGCCACCGGAAAACCGCTCATCGCCTTCTCCCCCGCACCAAGCGCCCATGCCCCGGCCGGCGCGAGCAAGGAGCACGACACCCCATGA
- a CDS encoding MFS transporter — MTSVQNTPPALDVPPEQDDGKVSRQQWRWTALAGMASYLDAGSIVAISSGLALFQTHYGLSDNLTGALTAIGPNAIGAAIGAFIGGRLGDKLGRKRIYQYDLLLYAAAILLIAFSTGPVMLFAGTFLVGLAVGADVPTSLALVGEFSPAKARGRLLGFTQVSWSLGPVVVLLLAWALSGLGLLGIRIVFLSLFVVAVVTYLMRQGMVESATWKTAAASGAAARVRVRDLFSGPNLQAMLLTGGIYLFWNLAAGTNGTFTPYMIETLGAGSQATSVLLSCASFALVIVGSLAFYMRLADRSHQHRRVMWIVGSVMQVAAYGVFLFADFTIPVIIFNVVLFGIGQALAGEAVYKTYSQELFPTMLRGTAQGITFGTSRVILGIWSFFVPTLAATGITTVAAFLTVSLAICAVIGLFLPNTTGKSLEQVEAERSGARA, encoded by the coding sequence GTGACGTCCGTGCAGAACACGCCGCCGGCCCTCGACGTCCCCCCGGAGCAGGACGACGGGAAGGTCAGCCGGCAGCAGTGGAGGTGGACGGCGCTCGCCGGCATGGCGTCCTACCTCGACGCCGGGTCGATCGTCGCGATCAGCTCCGGGCTGGCGCTGTTCCAGACCCACTACGGCCTCTCGGACAACCTCACCGGCGCGCTCACCGCGATCGGCCCGAACGCCATCGGCGCGGCCATCGGCGCCTTCATCGGCGGACGACTCGGCGACAAGCTCGGCCGCAAGCGCATCTACCAGTACGACCTGCTGCTGTACGCGGCCGCCATCCTGCTCATCGCCTTCTCCACCGGCCCCGTCATGCTCTTCGCCGGCACCTTCCTCGTCGGCCTGGCCGTCGGCGCGGACGTGCCCACCTCCCTCGCCCTGGTCGGCGAGTTCTCCCCGGCCAAGGCCCGCGGCAGGCTGCTCGGTTTCACCCAGGTGAGCTGGAGCCTCGGACCGGTGGTCGTGCTGCTGCTGGCCTGGGCCCTGTCGGGGCTCGGCCTGCTCGGCATCCGCATCGTCTTCCTGTCGCTGTTCGTCGTCGCGGTGGTCACCTACCTGATGCGCCAGGGCATGGTCGAGTCCGCCACCTGGAAGACCGCCGCCGCCTCCGGCGCCGCCGCCAGGGTCCGGGTGCGCGACCTGTTCTCCGGCCCCAACCTCCAGGCCATGCTGCTGACCGGTGGCATCTACCTGTTCTGGAACCTCGCCGCCGGCACCAACGGCACCTTCACCCCGTACATGATCGAGACCCTCGGCGCCGGCAGCCAGGCCACCAGCGTGCTGCTCTCCTGCGCCAGCTTCGCGCTGGTCATCGTCGGTTCCCTGGCCTTCTACATGCGCCTGGCCGACCGCAGCCACCAGCACCGCCGGGTGATGTGGATCGTCGGCTCGGTGATGCAGGTCGCCGCGTACGGCGTGTTCCTCTTCGCCGACTTCACCATCCCGGTGATCATCTTCAACGTGGTGCTGTTCGGCATCGGCCAGGCGCTCGCCGGCGAGGCGGTCTACAAGACCTACAGCCAGGAGCTCTTCCCGACCATGCTGCGCGGCACCGCGCAGGGCATCACCTTCGGTACCTCCCGGGTCATCCTCGGCATCTGGTCCTTCTTCGTGCCGACCCTCGCGGCCACCGGCATCACCACGGTCGCCGCCTTCCTCACCGTCTCCCTCGCCATCTGCGCGGTGATCGGCCTGTTCCTGCCCAACACCACCGGCAAGTCCCTGGAACAGGTCGAGGCCGAGCGCTCCGGCGCGCGCGCCTGA
- a CDS encoding ABC transporter ATP-binding protein gives MRSVYRLLPHIARHRAAFVGTLVSNLLAQSGLLALALLGAALVSQALAGRDSTVAVLATALPATAVLCALATWRESHVSHDLAYRVLADLRGRVFTALRRSLPTRHTARRSGDLGAVALSDVETLEWLYAHTAAQLLVSLTMLGATTALSVALSPWLVLTWLPCLLVVVALPWLFGPVSARHGARLTAANAALQADVVDTVQGMRELTGAGALERRRRQLARATRALTREQSRIAHLGGAEAAVSSLAVAAAGMAALAMVASGTGGLDPRLAPVALTLATVTLGPISQISALLRDFGVLRAAAERVDQVLNTPPAVPRPTRSLGPVTGALTFERVGFRYTESGPPVLEDVSFTVHPGEIVALVGPSGSGKSTCVALALRLWDPDTGTVRIGGVDLRDLDDTHLRSAVAAVPQRIDLLTGTVRDNIALADPDATPARIRDAALRAGVLDPASGFRDGLDTHVAERGQALSGGQRARVALARALLRNAPVLVLDEAMAQVDAHAEAALQSVLRREAAGRAVLVVAHRDTTIRAADRVLTLRGGTIREEGPRAPRAAP, from the coding sequence GTGAGGAGCGTGTACCGGCTGCTCCCGCACATCGCCCGCCACCGGGCCGCCTTCGTCGGCACCCTGGTGTCCAACCTGCTCGCGCAGTCGGGGCTGCTGGCCCTCGCCCTGCTCGGCGCCGCCCTGGTCTCCCAGGCCCTGGCCGGCCGGGACTCCACGGTGGCGGTGCTGGCCACCGCCCTGCCGGCCACCGCGGTGCTGTGCGCCCTGGCGACCTGGCGCGAGTCGCACGTCTCGCACGACCTCGCCTACCGCGTCCTGGCGGACCTGCGCGGCCGCGTCTTCACCGCGCTGCGCCGCTCGCTGCCCACCCGCCACACCGCCCGGCGCAGCGGGGACCTCGGCGCCGTCGCGCTGTCCGACGTGGAGACCCTGGAGTGGCTGTACGCGCACACCGCCGCCCAGCTCCTGGTGTCCCTCACGATGCTCGGGGCGACCACCGCGCTCTCCGTCGCGCTCTCCCCGTGGCTGGTGCTGACCTGGCTGCCCTGCCTGCTGGTGGTCGTCGCCCTGCCCTGGCTGTTCGGCCCGGTCTCCGCACGCCACGGGGCGCGCCTGACCGCCGCCAACGCCGCGCTGCAGGCCGACGTCGTGGACACCGTCCAGGGCATGCGCGAACTCACCGGCGCCGGCGCGCTGGAGCGCCGCCGGCGCCAGCTGGCCCGGGCGACGCGGGCGCTGACCCGGGAGCAGTCGCGCATCGCGCACCTCGGCGGCGCGGAGGCGGCCGTCTCCAGCCTGGCCGTGGCCGCCGCGGGGATGGCGGCGCTGGCGATGGTCGCCTCCGGAACCGGCGGCCTCGACCCCCGCCTCGCGCCCGTCGCCCTCACCCTGGCGACCGTCACCCTGGGCCCGATCAGCCAGATCTCCGCGCTGCTGCGGGACTTCGGCGTGCTGCGCGCCGCCGCCGAGCGGGTCGACCAGGTCCTCAACACTCCCCCGGCCGTCCCGCGGCCCACCCGGTCCCTCGGCCCGGTGACCGGGGCGCTCACCTTCGAGCGGGTCGGCTTCCGGTACACCGAATCCGGCCCGCCCGTGCTGGAGGACGTGAGCTTCACCGTCCACCCGGGCGAGATCGTCGCGCTGGTGGGCCCCTCGGGCTCCGGGAAGTCCACCTGTGTCGCCCTCGCCCTGCGCCTGTGGGACCCGGACACCGGCACCGTGCGGATCGGCGGGGTGGACCTGCGCGACCTCGACGACACCCACCTGCGGTCGGCCGTCGCCGCCGTGCCGCAGCGGATCGACCTGCTCACCGGAACCGTCCGGGACAACATCGCGCTCGCCGACCCGGACGCCACACCCGCGCGGATCCGCGACGCCGCCCTCCGGGCCGGGGTGCTCGACCCGGCCAGCGGCTTCCGGGACGGCCTGGACACCCACGTCGCCGAACGGGGCCAGGCGCTGTCCGGCGGCCAGCGCGCCCGGGTGGCGCTGGCCCGCGCGCTGCTGCGGAACGCCCCGGTGCTGGTGCTCGACGAGGCCATGGCCCAGGTCGACGCCCACGCGGAGGCGGCACTGCAATCCGTGCTGCGCCGGGAGGCGGCCGGCCGGGCGGTCCTGGTCGTCGCCCACCGGGACACCACGATCCGCGCGGCCGACCGGGTGCTCACCCTGCGCGGGGGAACCATCCGGGAGGAGGGGCCCCGCGCGCCGCGCGCGGCCCCCTGA